The following proteins come from a genomic window of Rutidosis leptorrhynchoides isolate AG116_Rl617_1_P2 chromosome 10, CSIRO_AGI_Rlap_v1, whole genome shotgun sequence:
- the LOC139870258 gene encoding uncharacterized protein, producing MTTRNEQVNEDQGDENDSKAKVEAVVKPSLAVKKRFANLRVEDLEGFSGNFGRRDLHFKNFKLSEPPMFHGERDPHKSTCWITDIEWAFRTSECPLDKKTRYGSSMLRDNAKLWWNGKVQVYGEEQCLSLTWEEFEEELFKEYRTQADLSRIRDELRNLEQGSMGLNELKRGSVDSFERLFEVARGFETLFRRRSGFDDSKRKFEATFRSNKSSKSASEGVGSVKSGSKKDFLPACYNCGQRGHLSRDCTSTPSNKVTCFRFQKEGHRNSECPKLVGDARVRNYGVIDKDERRA from the exons ATGACGACAAGGAACGAACAAGTTAACGAAGACCAAGGAGACGAGAATGATTCCAAGGCCAAGGTTGAGGCTGTTGTTAAACCTAGTTTAGCAG TCAAGAAAAGGTTTGCTAACCTTCGAGTTGAGGACCTGGAGGGTTTTTCGGGTAATTTTGGAAGGAGAGACCTTCATTTCAAGAACTTCAAACTCTCCGAACCTCCTATGTTTCATGGCGAACGAGATCCACATAAGAGTACTTGTTGGATCACCGATATTGAATGGgcgtttcgtactagtgagtgtcctcttgataagaagacaaggtacggtagTAGTATGTTGCGGGATAACGCGAAGTTGTGGTGGAACGGAAaggtccaagtttatggtgaagaacaatgtttgAGTTTAACTTGGGAAGAGTTCGAGGAGGAATTATTTAAAGAATATCGCACTCAGGCCGATCTATCTCGGATTAgagatgagttgcgaaatttggagCAAGGGTCAATGGGCTTGAATGAACTAAA AAGAGGGTCGGTTGACTCTTTTGAAAGATTATTTGAGGTGGCAAGGGGTTTTGAGACACTTTTCCGGAGGAGAAGTGGTTTCGATGATAGTAAACGAAAGTTTGAAGCTACGTTTCGTTCGAACAAAAGTAGTAAGAGTGCCTCCGAAGGTGTCGGGAGTGTGAAAAGTGGTAGCAAGAAGGATTTTCTACCCGCGTGTTATAATTGCggacaacggggtcatttgtcACGTGATTGTACGAGTACGCCTTCGAACAAGGTTACATGTTTTAGGTTTCAAAAAGAGGGGCATCGAAATTCGGAGTGTCCAAAGTTGGTTGGTGATGCTAGGGTGCGCAACTATGGAGTGATAGATAAGGAtgaacgaagggcgtaa
- the LOC139873474 gene encoding protein MIZU-KUSSEI 1, producing the protein MKHDVLLSLSRNSSSKIIPSNYITNPSFIIDSESKPLVENSSSSPFRIRLGFTSFIRSFLTIISIPTFQWPSLPSLHLALTPSLGRKVTGTLFGNRRGHVSFSVQHDPRSAPLLIIDMAMSTSALVKEMSSGLVRIALECEKTKKYSRGSDHNKKLLNEPTWSMYCNGRKCGNALTRVCTESDWHVLSTVKSVSVGAGVIPVVEDGGCGSEGELLYMRAKYERVVGSRDSEAYYMMNPDGNGGPELSIFLLRI; encoded by the coding sequence ATGAAACATGATGTTCTTCTTTCTCTTTCAAGAAACTCATCAAGCAAAATTATCCCATCAAATTACATCACCAATCCTTCCTTCATTATCGATTCCGAATCCAAACCACTAGTCGAAAACTCATCTTCATCGCCTTTTCGAATTCGTTTAGGTTTCACATCCTTCATTCGATCTTTTCTCACCATCATATCAATCCCTACTTTTCAATGGCCAAGTTTACCATCATTACATCTTGCACTAACACCATCTCTAGGCCGAAAGGTAACCGGAACCCTCTTCGGAAACAGAAGAGGACACGTCAGCTTTTCCGTACAACACGACCCACGATCCGCACCTTTATTAATAATTGACATGGCAATGTCCACGTCAGCCCTAGTCAAAGAAATGTCATCAGGGCTCGTTAGGATCGCGCTCGAATGCGAAAAGACGAAGAAATATTCGCGTGGAAGTGATCATAATAAGAAGTTGTTAAATGAACCAACGTGGAGCATGTATTGTAATGGAAGGAAGTGTGGGAATGCGTTGACTAGGGTTTGTACGGAGTCTGACTGGCACGTGCTGAGCACGGTGAAGAGTGTGTCTGTCGGAGCTGGGGTGATTCCGGTGGTGGAAGATGGTGGTTGTGGATCGGAAGGTGAGTTGTTGTATATGAGAGCTAAGTATGAACGAGTCGTGGGGAGTCGTGACTCGGAAGCGTATTATATGATGAACCCGGATGGAAATGGTGGGCCTGAACTCAGTATTTTCTTACTAAGAATATGA